One window of the Sebastes umbrosus isolate fSebUmb1 chromosome 1, fSebUmb1.pri, whole genome shotgun sequence genome contains the following:
- the LOC119491751 gene encoding sortilin-like isoform X2 — MLTGDVSEVGGFKLFRSQDFGVTFVPTDLPFEPLIQMLYNPGNSDILLTLSITLDLWLSEDFGATWRKIHDSVCLVRWGPKHTIYFTTNYNGSCNDKGMLELRTTADYGRSFKTIATRVYSFVLGGRFVFASIMTGTGTERMIHVSVDGGEVWNMAQLPTVNHEQFYSILAANQDMIFMHVDNPGDSGVGTIYVSDDRGAVFSKSLERHLYTTTGSDTDFTAIASLRGVYMTSVLTEDGAMETVITFDQGAKWQTLRRPQNSHCDTETSTNRPNRCRLHIHASYSTTMKMNVPMLPLSQPSAVGVILAHGSIGDAESALSPDVYVSDDGGYSWLLALRGPHHYAILDSGGLLVAVEHTNSPVNQIKFSTDEGQCWHTYNFTSDPLHFSGMDSEPGSRSMNVSLWGYRNDFSKWVVMTIDFRKILTRDCTEEDYVQWLAHSADPSGSSDGCVLGYKETFLRLRKDSVCWNGRDYGITKKLSPCPCTMDDYHCDFGYYRPENSSECVEQEELKSHPLEFCLNGTTEQLQTSGYRKIPGDQCEGGFQPDRKETDLRRMCTSNALYPNSLTESSSPNTAVIVMVVIAMLLTSAVAGVWLVKKYVCGGRFLVHRYSVMREHVEADKIEGVDDVDTHYMETGKEQYNEDSDQDLLE, encoded by the exons ATGCTCACTGGTGATGTGTCAGAAGTCGGGGGGTTTAAGCTGTTTCGCTCGCAGGACTTTGGCGTGACCTTTGTACCAACCGACCTGCCGTTTGAGCCCCTCATTCAGATGCTGTACAACCCTGGAAACAGCGACATACTACTGACGCTCAGCATCACG CTGGACCTGTGGCTATCTGAGGATTTCGGTGCCACCTGGAGGAAGATCCATGACAGTGTTTGTTTGGTCAGATG GGGTCCAAAACACACTATCTACTTTACAACGAACTACAATGGATCATGCA ATGATAAAGGCATGTTGGAGTTAAGGACGACGGCAGACTACGGTCGAAGTTTCAAGACCATCGCAACCAGAGTTTACTCCTTTGTACTGGGAGGGCGCTTTGTTTTTGCCTCCATCATGACTGGCACG GGAACAGAGCGTATGATCCACGTGTCAGTGGACGGAGGCGAGGTGTGGAACATGGCGCAGCTTCCTACAGTCAACCACGAGCAGTTCTACTCCATCCTGGCAGCCAATCAGGACATGATATTCATGCATGTGGACAACCCTGGAG ACTCCGGTGTTGGGACCATCTATGTGTCAGATGACAGAGGAGCCGTGTTCTCCAAGTCTCTGGAGCGCCATCTTTACACGACCACAGGAAGCGACACTGACTTCACCGCCATTGCTTCACTCAGGGGCGTCTACATGACCAGCGTGCTCACAGAGG ATGGTGCAATGGAGACAGTGATCACCTTTGACCAAGGAGCAAAGTGGCAGACGCTGCGCAGACCACAGAATAGCCACTGTGACACTGAGACCTCCACCAACAGGCCTAACAGA TGCAGACTTCACATCCACGCCTCCTACAGCACCACCATGAAGATGAACGTACCCATGCTGCCTCTCTCACAGCCCAGTGCTGTGGGCGTCATTCTAGCCCATG GCAGCATTGGAGACGCAGAGTCAGCTCTCTCCCCTGACGTGTACGTGTCTGACGACGGGGGCTACTCGTGGCTGTTGGCTCTCAGGGGCCCCCACCATTATGCTATACTGGACTCTGGAGGGCTGCTGGTGGCTGTGGAGCACACCAACTCACCTGTCAATCAGATCAA GTTTTCAACAGATGAGGGGCAGTGCTGGCATACGTATAACTTCACCAGCGACCCGCTTCACTTCAGTGGTATGGACAGCGAGCCCGGCTCTCGCTCCATGAACGTCAGCCTGTGGGGCTACAGGAACGACTTCAGTAAATGGGTGGTGATGACCATCGACTTCAGGAAAATCCTCACCAGAGACT GTACTGAAGAGGACTATGTCCAGTGGCTGGCTCACTCTGCAGACCCCAGTGGGTCAAGTGATGGCTGTGTGCTGGGCTATAAAGAGACCTTCTTACGCCTGAGGAAAGACTCTGTCTGCTGGAACGGGAGGGACTATGGCATCACTAAGAAGCTGTCCCCCTGTCCATGCACAATGGACGATTATCACTG TGACTTTGGATATTACCGGCCAGAGAACAGCTCAGAGTGTgtggagcaggaggagctgaagagtCATCCTCTTGAGTTCTGCTTAAACGGGACAACTGAACAGCTTCAGACTAGCGG CTACCGGAAGATTCCAGGAGACCAGTGTGAGGGAGGTTTCCAGCCAGATAGGAAGGAGACGGACCTGAGGAGGATGTGCACCAGCAACGCCCTTTATCCAAATTCTCTG ACTGAAAGCAGCTCACCGAACACCGCTGTCATAGTGATGGTTGTCATAGCGATGCTTCTGACGAGTGCTGTTGCAGGCGTTTGGCTGGTTAAGAAATACGTCTGCGGGGGACG GTTCCTCGTGCACCGATACTCTGTGATGAGGGAACACGTTGAGGCTGATAAAATAGAAGGAGTCGATGATGTTGACACTCACTATATGGAGACAGGAAAAGAACAGTACAACGAAGACTCAGATCAG GACCTCTTAGAATAA